The Oceanispirochaeta sp. M1 genomic interval AAAGTCAACGATTTCATTTCTCAAAGAATTCAACCTCAGACAATCTGGCTTTATCGATTGCCGGTTTGAGAGATGATTTAAGGACGAGATCAACAGGTACTCCCAGGTCTTAAGATAGTTTCGACTCTATTCCCTTGGAAAGTTTATTCTGAGCTTGTTAATAAATGTTCACGGTACCGGAAGCATCCCAAATTCCGGAAGATTCAGGTTTTTTTTATCGATTATCTCTTTAGATTTCCTTTTCCCTTCTGGACAAAACAACATGCTGCCCCAATAATGGCAGGATCTTTAACGGGAGTCCTGAAGTACCGGAGGCGGAAGGGCAGTTTCTGTCAATCTGCTCTTACCGGTCTCATGTAAAAAAAATGTATACACAACACAAGAAAAGAGCGAAAGCCTATTTTGATGGGAGAGCCGAAAACTGGGATCAGGATTTCTTTCATCCTCCCTCGAAACTGGTGACCATTGCGGACTATTGCCGGATCGCCTCGGGACAGCGGATTCTGGATGCAGCCTGCGGTACCGGCATGATGACCCCCGCTCTGCTGGGAACTCCGGCAGGGCAGATTAAGGGAATAGACATTTCCGTAAAAATGATCGATCGGGCGAAGAGTAAATTCAAAGACTCCCGTCTAGAGTATGAGATGGTGGATCTCTACGAGTTTTCCGAGACAGGTTGGCATGTGGTTCTCATTTTCAATGCCTTTCCCCATTTGATGGACCGGTCGGGCCTGGTGGGTAAGCTCACAGAACTTCTGGTTCCGGGAGGGCGCTTTGTAGTGGCTCACAGTCAGGGACCGGATTCACTGAACCGTCTGCATGAGCAGAAGGCGGGCGATATCTCCTTTCCCCTGGGACCGGCGGAGCGGGAGGCCCGGATCTTTGAAAAGGCCTTTACTGTGGATACCCTGATTGACCGGGAGGATCTGTATGTGATTTCCGGGGTGTTGACCTGAAGGCTTTCCCAAGCGGGACGGCCGGTGCATTATAGCTCTATGGACAAGACAAGTCTCAAAGATAAAACCGTTCTCATCACCGGGGGCGCTCTCTTAGATCTCCCTCTTCTACTTCTGACGTTGTGCCGCTTCTCGGGTAAACTATATAATGGCAGAATATTGAATAGGATAACTATGTGATTCTTACAGATAAACAAAAAAATGAAATTATTTCCTTCTCAGTCGAACTGGTCAGACACTCGGGTGATTCGGGGAATGAACGGGATACTGCTGACTGTGTTCGCCGGAAAATGGAGGCCCTGGGTTACGATGATGTACTTGTCGATGAATATGGCTCCGTCCTGGGTATCTTAAAAGGAACTGTGCCCGGACCGACACTCCTCTTTGATGGTCATATGGATGTGGTTCCTGTCAGGGAAAAAGATAAATGGGAATATGAACCCTTTGGCGCCGAAATCTCGGAAGGCCGGATTTGGGGACGGGGAACTACGGACATGAAGGGTGCCCTTGCGGCAATGGTGTGCGCAGCTTCCTACCTGAAAAGGACAGAATTTACCGGTAAAATCCTTGTCTCTGCTTCTGTTGCTGAGGAAATTCTCATCGGAACTGCCTTGGATCATATACTGAAAAAAAATCCGGTGGATGCCGTGGTTATTGGTGAGCCGACGGGTTTGAAGCTGGGTAACGCCGAGAAAGGTCGTGCTAGTATTGAGATGATCTCTCATGGAACTGTGGCCCACAGCAGCCGTCCCGATCTGGGAGATAATGCTGTCTACCGCATGATGGATGCCATAGAGAGAATACGCGCCCTTCCCCGACGGTCTCATCCTCTACTGGGTGATGAAGTGATTGAGTTGGTGGAAATTTCATCTTTACCCTCTCCCGGAAATGGCTCCATCCCCGGTACATGCCATGCTGTATGGGAATGCCGTCTTCTCCCTGGAGAAACAAAAGAGGGATTTATCGAACGCTGGAGGACAGCACTCCAAGGAATTGACAGGACCGAATTAAAGATAGCTGACTACGAACTAACTTCCTATACAGGAAAGACTATGAGGATGGAAGATTTCCATCCCGGATGGCTGTCTGAAGAGATTGATGATGGCTTTACTGCTCTGGTGAGTGAATCCGTCAGGGAATGTGGAAGGACCGTGGAATTCTATGCTGCACCTTATGGCTGCAATGCTCTGGTAAGTGCAGCCAAAAGGAATATTCCGACGGTCATTCTCGGTCCCGGAGATATCGCTCTGGCTCATAAACCCAACGAAAATATCTTAATCGACGACCTGCTCGCCGCCGCCGGTATTTACGGGGCTATTTGCAAAAAATGTCAGCATTGTAGTCTGGAACTTAAGAATCCCCAATCCGATCACCATAAATCCACTTTGTGAAAGGAACAATTGTATCTTCAAAAGAGAGTGTACAAGGGTGACAATCTTTGTTTATCGTTTATTGAACTATAAAAGGCCGGTCATAAGCCGGCCTTATTAAGATTATTCTTTAGTGAGAACCTTTATCTTTCTTGGTTTTTCCGACTCTTTTACTCCAAGAGTCAGGGTCACCACTCCATTTTTAATAACTGCATTTATGTTGTTACGATCAATGGTGTTATCAATAGTATACTCTTGATGGAAGTCACCGTGCCGAATTTCATTTAGGAGATAATTTCCTTTAAAATGGACCTTTTCTTTTTTTCCATCAATGATAAGCAGATCATTATCAATGTTTATATCCAGGGTTTCTTTTGTTACCCCAGGCATCTCTAAGTGCAAAACCACTGACTCTTTGTTCTGTAAAATGTCACAGGGCGCTGGATACTTTTTCATTCCCTGTAGATCCTTTGTTTCTTCCATATCACTTTCCTCCTCAGTTTACTGAATCTTTACTGCAATCTGTTTTGGTTTTGATTCTTCTTTTTTAGGAAGCATAACCTGTAGAATACCATTCCTCATTTCTGCAGATATTTTTTCATTATCAACAGTCTGCGGGAGAGTAATAGTTCTCTGAAAACTACCGCTCCAGGTTTCTTTTTTGTAGTATTTCCCTTCTTTATGCTCCTCTTCAGACTTTTTATTTCCTTTTATAGTAAGTATGTTGGAAGCAATTGATACATCAATATCTTTCTCTTCCAAACCAGGTAACTCGCAACTGAGGGTAAATTCATTTTCTCCTTCAATAAAATCAATTGATGGAGCAACACTGCGGTCGAATAGCCCAGTTGTGGTAGGAATTCTGTTGTCTGAAAAAAGATCATTGATCTCATTCTGCAAAGACCTCATTTCTTCCCATGGATCGTTCAAGCTTCTGTTCTTCCATTTAACTAATGCCATAACAGCACCTCCAATTGTTTAATCTAATGACAATATTGCAAAAAATATGCCAATTCTAAAACCCCGGAATAGTGAGGTTTCAAGAGCGGATATACTTTTTTGGGGATGTCTGAAATGGTCTTCTGTGTAAAAAAGAAACAATTGAGATTTTTCGATTATTTGAAATATGGCATTTTGACACAATCAATTATGAAGTCCCTTCATCTTGGGTCATTATCCCCCTGAATCGAGAATTCTATGGGTAGATCTTTATTTAAACCACTGGTCTAATGTATACAATCCGGGGTTTTTCTCCGACCACAAAACCCCGATGCCGCCCCCAATATTGATAAAGAGATTATGGAAACATGGTGTGATATTCTCAAGCTGAAGAAGACTGGTTGTCAACCAGATGGATATCTGATTGTTCTGATTTCTGGTTTTGTAGTCAGTAACAGAGGGGCCATACATGAATACTCTAGTGATTTAATTAGCGTTTTAAGGATGAAACAAGCATCTGCTGGTAAGCAAAGGAATAATTATTATTGTTAATGCATCTTTTCTGATCTAATCTTTAGTAATCACTACTACTTTAGGATTCTTTAAACCTGATAGGAAATGGGCCGGGAAATCATGAGGGAGGAAATTATGTCAGATATGTATGAAGAGATAAGGGATGAAAAAGGGGAATGGAAACCCGAGAACTCTCCAGCAGATTCGCCATTGTTTTCATGGCCCTGGAATTTGAAGAAAATATTGAAGTACTATTTTGGCCCTCAGGGATTCTTTTTTCCAAATAATCTGATTTATGCCCTCATTGCTGTAATGAGTTGGGTTTATTTCACACCCGAACTTTCCAGAGCAGAAACATTTTCTTTCGGCTGGATCGCAGAAATCTATCTGCGCAATACTGTTCTGCTGATTCTGATTGTAGGAAGCCTTCATCTCAGACTCTATATGT includes:
- a CDS encoding class I SAM-dependent methyltransferase translates to MYTQHKKRAKAYFDGRAENWDQDFFHPPSKLVTIADYCRIASGQRILDAACGTGMMTPALLGTPAGQIKGIDISVKMIDRAKSKFKDSRLEYEMVDLYEFSETGWHVVLIFNAFPHLMDRSGLVGKLTELLVPGGRFVVAHSQGPDSLNRLHEQKAGDISFPLGPAEREARIFEKAFTVDTLIDREDLYVISGVLT
- a CDS encoding M20/M25/M40 family metallo-hydrolase, which codes for MILTDKQKNEIISFSVELVRHSGDSGNERDTADCVRRKMEALGYDDVLVDEYGSVLGILKGTVPGPTLLFDGHMDVVPVREKDKWEYEPFGAEISEGRIWGRGTTDMKGALAAMVCAASYLKRTEFTGKILVSASVAEEILIGTALDHILKKNPVDAVVIGEPTGLKLGNAEKGRASIEMISHGTVAHSSRPDLGDNAVYRMMDAIERIRALPRRSHPLLGDEVIELVEISSLPSPGNGSIPGTCHAVWECRLLPGETKEGFIERWRTALQGIDRTELKIADYELTSYTGKTMRMEDFHPGWLSEEIDDGFTALVSESVRECGRTVEFYAAPYGCNALVSAAKRNIPTVILGPGDIALAHKPNENILIDDLLAAAGIYGAICKKCQHCSLELKNPQSDHHKSTL
- a CDS encoding Hsp20/alpha crystallin family protein, translated to MEETKDLQGMKKYPAPCDILQNKESVVLHLEMPGVTKETLDINIDNDLLIIDGKKEKVHFKGNYLLNEIRHGDFHQEYTIDNTIDRNNINAVIKNGVVTLTLGVKESEKPRKIKVLTKE
- a CDS encoding Hsp20/alpha crystallin family protein; protein product: MALVKWKNRSLNDPWEEMRSLQNEINDLFSDNRIPTTTGLFDRSVAPSIDFIEGENEFTLSCELPGLEEKDIDVSIASNILTIKGNKKSEEEHKEGKYYKKETWSGSFQRTITLPQTVDNEKISAEMRNGILQVMLPKKEESKPKQIAVKIQ